Proteins encoded together in one Ipomoea triloba cultivar NCNSP0323 chromosome 4, ASM357664v1 window:
- the LOC116016074 gene encoding uncharacterized protein LOC116016074 → MDGGLNWGVYERRQVCWKRQTDSPLILNVDGSFRGEGTLAGGGVVLRDKNGRWIEGSSFSFQASNPLETELRALELALRWTESKRIFNMEIQTDCKEMVKALNDANESNYQRGALKSRCRELIRRSGCTAVVHIFREQNFVADFLATLAANRREPCIIFVSPPPGCDTLVCNDQMRVVSERLLLETE, encoded by the exons ATGGacggaggacttaattgg GGGGTTTACGAGAGAAGACAAGTTTGTTGGAAGAGACAAACTGACTCTCCTTTGATTCTTAATGTCGATGGATCCTTTAGAGGGGAGGGCACACTTGCAGGAGGAGGCGTTGTCCTTAGAGACAAAAACGGCAGATGGATTGAGGGTAGCTCTTTCTCTTTCCAAGCTAGTAACCCTCTGGAAACTGAATTGAGAGCGTTAGAGTTGGCCCTGCGGTGGACGGAGTCTAAAAGAATCTTCAACATGGAGATTCAGACAGATTGCAAAGAGATGGTAAAGGCCCTTAATGATGCCAACGAAAGTAATTATCAGCGGGGAGCCCTGAAATCCCGTTGCAGAGAATTAATTCGTAGAAGTGGGTGCACCGCAGTTGTTCATATCTTCCGTGAACAGAACTTTGTTGCTGACTTTTTGGCTACGCTTGCTGCGAACAGGAGGGAACCTTGCATTATCTTTGTTTCCCCACCCCCTGGTTGTGATACTCTTGTTtgtaatgatcaaatgagagtTGTGAGTGAACGTCTCTTGTTGGAGACGGAGTAG
- the LOC116016073 gene encoding uncharacterized protein LOC116016073, which yields MRDGCRRCIGDGRNTVIGSDAWLPDDDNPYVQSVLHESIFYAPVASLMDTHGVNLLMVGFGIGFTKVCIRLSLVTAVFHVKLWIIALGIGYGRCMYLPRATEENAMHLFVACGEARKFWSRLGVIVGATQSSNISSWFFECLRCLSDEKLDRLVMSCWGLWNSRNECIWNGIPFDLELVVNRAASFLANWRSANEQPQVETHGESRRQHDAKWNKPMRGRIKLNTDASLSHSSNVIGLGWVLRDEDVFGLIVDDIKDLASLINDLEFAFVKRSANCAAHTVAREAFFESGCGECFGFIIDDVKEVAFTISDVDLYFAKRSANRVAYAVAREAVFESGCGEWFDCPPPFLVDCLSADLMN from the exons ATGCGGGATGGGTGTCGTCGTTGTATCGGGGATGGACGGAATACGGTTATTGGTAGTGATGCTTGGTTACCAGATGACGATAATCCGTATGTTCAGTCAGTGCTGCATGAGTCTATCTTCTATGCCCCGGTTGCGTCGCTCATGGATACTCACG GCGTAAACCTTCTGATGGTTGGGTTTGGCATTGGGTTCACAAAGGTGTGTATACGGTTAAGTCTTGTTACCGCCGTCTTTCACGTCAAATTGTGGATAATCGCCCTTGGAATAGGCTATGGGCGTTGCATGTACCTCCCAAG GGCTACGGAGGAGAATGCGATGCATTTGTTTGTTGCCTGTGGAGAAGCGAGAAAGTTTTGGTCAAGATTGGGGGTGATTGTAGGTGCTACTCAAAGTTCTAATATTTCCAGCTGGTTTTTTGAGTGTTTACGGTGCTTGAGTGATGAGAAACTTGATAGACTGGTAATGTCTTGCTGGGGGTTGTGGAATAGTAGGAATGAATGTATTTGGAATGGGATCCCTTTTGACCTTGAGTTGGTTGTTAATCGTGCAGCATCATTCTTGGCTAACTGGAGAAGTGCGAATGAGCAACCTCAAGTGGAAACTCATGGGGAGAGTAGACGGCAGCATGACGCGAAATGGAATAAACCCATGCGTGGCAGAATAAAGTTGAACACGGACGCGAGCCTAAGTCATAGTAGTAATGTGATTGGGCTGGGTTGGGTGTTGAGAGATGAGGACG TTTTTGGTTTGATTGTGGATGATATTAAAGATTTGGCATCCTTGATAAATGATCTCGAATTTGCGTTTGTGAAGCGGTCTGCGAATTGTGCCGCCCACACTGTTGCTAGGGAGGCATTTTTtgagtcaggttgcggggagtg ttttggttttattattgACGATGTGAAAGAGGTAGCATTCACGATTAGTGATGTTGACTTATATTTtgctaagcgatctgcgaatcgggTTGCCTATGCTGTTGCTAGGGAGGCCGTTTTtgagtcaggttgcggggaatgGTTTGATTGTCCACCCCCTTTTCTGGTTGATTGTCTTTCGgctgatttaatgaattaa